One region of uncultured Sulfurimonas sp. genomic DNA includes:
- a CDS encoding TolC family protein, with protein MKKNLFIILFLSINTFASSLQEIIELSQNNPSIKAIQQEVKVYDNLHSVAESYNYPSLDASYSATYLSEKPVVYLPASFGGEMQMQSQDMYNGALTLSYPLFSGFAISSQINEAKLKKLRAVLKVDDAKRNLYLNIVHTYSSALAIKHIVSSQELALKSTQDSYKKAKGFFDAGISTPSELYRIESMLHKIESELINTKNQYKILLNQLSFMSNSKITEVQELPNIGALEFRELEDKALQKRPDLLSMRLMIEEAQTKVRLAKSKHYPSVVLFAQAAYQGDTPSLNGDGYTNKDKSATGFKINYNLFSGFKDDSQIQAARESRLESEFVLQSYTDKIKTQLYSSYLTYQSLLSQKVSAKAELKAQESYESLVQGEFENQLTDADVLSRAISSSAMARAFFIQTESKLYEAYAKLLLEVDNETFLSSLKN; from the coding sequence ATGAAAAAAAATTTATTTATTATTTTATTTTTATCTATCAACACTTTTGCTTCATCGCTCCAAGAAATCATAGAACTTAGTCAAAACAATCCCTCTATTAAAGCCATACAGCAAGAAGTTAAAGTTTATGACAACTTGCATAGTGTTGCTGAGTCTTACAACTACCCATCCTTAGATGCTTCATATAGTGCCACCTACTTAAGTGAAAAGCCTGTAGTCTATCTACCTGCAAGTTTTGGAGGAGAGATGCAGATGCAATCTCAAGATATGTACAATGGTGCATTAACTCTTTCATATCCACTCTTTAGCGGTTTTGCTATTAGTTCTCAAATAAATGAAGCAAAATTAAAAAAACTTAGAGCTGTGCTTAAAGTTGATGATGCTAAAAGAAATCTATACTTAAACATTGTTCACACATACAGCTCTGCTCTTGCGATTAAACATATTGTATCTTCTCAAGAATTAGCACTAAAATCCACACAAGATAGCTATAAAAAAGCAAAAGGATTTTTTGATGCAGGCATAAGCACTCCATCAGAACTCTACAGAATAGAATCTATGCTTCATAAAATAGAATCAGAGTTAATAAATACAAAAAACCAATACAAAATACTTCTAAATCAACTCTCCTTTATGTCAAACTCTAAAATAACAGAGGTTCAAGAGTTGCCAAATATAGGTGCTTTAGAGTTTAGAGAACTTGAGGATAAAGCTTTGCAAAAAAGACCAGACCTTCTTTCTATGAGATTGATGATAGAAGAAGCACAAACCAAAGTTAGATTGGCTAAAAGTAAGCATTATCCAAGTGTTGTACTCTTTGCTCAAGCAGCTTATCAAGGAGATACTCCATCTTTAAATGGCGATGGATACACAAACAAAGATAAAAGTGCTACAGGATTTAAGATAAATTACAACCTTTTTTCTGGATTTAAAGACGATAGTCAAATCCAAGCAGCAAGAGAGAGTAGATTGGAGAGTGAGTTTGTTTTGCAATCTTACACAGACAAAATCAAAACCCAACTATACAGTAGCTACTTAACATATCAATCTCTTTTAAGTCAAAAAGTCTCAGCAAAGGCAGAACTAAAGGCTCAAGAGAGCTATGAAAGCTTGGTGCAAGGAGAGTTTGAAAACCAATTAACAGATGCAGATGTATTAAGTAGAGCCATTTCATCCTCAGCAATGGCAAGAGCATTTTTTATTCAAACAGAGTCAAAACTTTACGAAGCATATGCAAAATTGTTGTTAGAAGTTGATAATGAAACTTTTCTCTCATCACTAAAAAATTAA
- a CDS encoding ATP-binding cassette domain-containing protein has translation MSDLEVSNVTVSYKKVKAISKVSFNANSGEIIGLIGADGAGKSSLMLAIAGIIKFDGKVSFKGEVYHNPKQANKIKSNFGLMPQGIGLVLYNTLTVQEHLEFFADIRNITKDKKFLDYKERLLHMSGLNDFVDREAGKLSGGMMQKLSLICTLLHRPKLLILDEPTTGVDPLSRLELWEILDNIRKEEGSIILVSTAYMQEASKMDRVMLFDEGEIIAEGTSQNLLSSIQKYTYEESSHNNNNDSISFDKRTYSLNSLDAKHTKPTLEGLFFVNALKQNKILPSIEMQQREIRQEIPEVVMKAHKITKRFGSFVANKSVDIELKRGEILGLLGANGAGKTTFIKMLLGLYAIDEGELWLLGKGIKTQDDRRELKSKIGYVSQHFALYNDMTVKENLLYFANMHKIPLSDAIDRIKKYAYELGFEKYMEMFPTELPLGVNQRFSIATALLHEPVILFLDEPTSGVDTIARAQFWKILHKLKESWGISILITTHYMSEAEYCDRVVLLKQGQKIADDTVENLYKQHPDAQTFEDIFLTYFRSES, from the coding sequence ATGTCTGACTTAGAAGTAAGCAATGTAACTGTTAGTTATAAAAAAGTAAAGGCTATCTCAAAAGTCTCTTTTAATGCAAACAGTGGTGAAATCATTGGTTTAATTGGAGCAGATGGAGCTGGGAAAAGTTCACTAATGCTCGCTATAGCTGGTATTATAAAATTTGATGGTAAGGTGAGTTTTAAAGGAGAAGTTTATCACAATCCTAAACAAGCCAATAAAATCAAATCAAATTTTGGACTTATGCCACAAGGAATAGGACTTGTTTTATATAATACTTTAACCGTACAAGAACATCTAGAATTTTTTGCTGATATTAGAAATATTACTAAAGACAAAAAGTTTTTAGACTACAAAGAGAGACTTTTACATATGTCTGGACTTAATGATTTTGTAGATAGAGAAGCGGGAAAACTAAGTGGTGGAATGATGCAAAAACTTTCACTTATTTGTACTCTTTTACACCGTCCAAAACTTCTTATATTGGATGAGCCAACAACAGGAGTTGATCCACTAAGCAGACTTGAACTTTGGGAAATACTTGACAATATACGAAAAGAAGAGGGTTCTATCATACTTGTTAGCACAGCTTATATGCAAGAAGCTAGCAAAATGGATAGAGTAATGCTTTTTGATGAGGGCGAAATCATAGCCGAGGGAACTTCTCAAAATCTACTCTCATCAATACAAAAATATACCTATGAAGAGTCATCACATAACAACAATAATGACTCTATAAGTTTTGATAAAAGGACTTACTCTCTAAATTCACTAGATGCTAAACATACTAAACCAACTCTTGAAGGACTCTTTTTTGTAAACGCTCTAAAGCAAAACAAGATACTTCCCTCCATTGAGATGCAACAAAGAGAGATAAGACAAGAGATACCAGAAGTTGTAATGAAAGCTCATAAAATCACTAAAAGATTTGGTTCATTTGTTGCAAATAAATCAGTTGACATCGAACTAAAACGCGGTGAGATACTCGGTCTTTTAGGCGCTAATGGAGCAGGAAAAACTACATTTATAAAAATGCTACTTGGACTTTATGCCATAGATGAGGGAGAACTTTGGCTTCTAGGTAAAGGTATTAAAACTCAAGATGACAGAAGAGAGTTAAAATCAAAAATAGGTTATGTATCACAACACTTTGCTCTATATAATGATATGACAGTAAAAGAAAATCTTTTATACTTTGCGAATATGCATAAAATTCCTCTTTCAGATGCCATAGATAGAATAAAAAAATATGCTTATGAACTTGGTTTTGAAAAATATATGGAGATGTTTCCTACGGAATTACCCCTTGGTGTAAACCAAAGATTTTCTATCGCTACTGCACTTTTACATGAACCTGTAATCTTGTTTTTAGATGAACCTACAAGTGGAGTGGATACTATTGCAAGGGCGCAATTTTGGAAGATACTACATAAACTAAAAGAGAGTTGGGGAATATCAATCTTGATTACCACTCACTATATGAGCGAAGCAGAATATTGTGATAGAGTTGTTCTTTTAAAGCAAGGTCAAAAGATAGCAGATGATACAGTAGAAAATCTCTATAAACAGCATCCAGATGCTCAAACTTTTGAAGATATATTTTTAACTTATTTTAGGTCTGAATCATGA
- a CDS encoding bifunctional GNAT family N-acetyltransferase/carbon-nitrogen hydrolase family protein, whose amino-acid sequence MHDIENIKLEFLNLDDATELQEAMMMSYPNLPDSYWKKSQIKSLTEKFQDGQIVIKVDGEIAACALSIIIDYEKFSHHHTYSEITGNYTFNTHSADGDILYGIDVFVKPKFRGLRLGRRLYDYRKELCEKLNLKGIAFGGRIPNYHKYANEISPKEYIEKVKRKEIHDPVLNFQMSNDFHPSKILKGYLEGDLDSGEFAVLLEWDNIYYERPNTKATTKKKIVRLGLVQWQMRPYSNLDELMQQVEYFVDTVSGYRCDFALFPEFFNAPLMAQNNHMSEPDAIRELAKHTEIIVKRFSELSISYNINIITGSMPEMKDGNLFNVGYLCRRDGSVERYEKIHVTPDEAKVWGMQGGSTLKTFDTDCGKIGILICYDSEFPELSRMLADEGMDILFVPFLTDTQNGYSRVRLCSQARAIENECYVALGGSVGNLPNVHNMDMQFAQSAVFTPCDFAFPTNGIKAEAIANSEMVLIADVDIDLLTELNKFGSVRNLKDRRKDIFEVVKKF is encoded by the coding sequence ATGCACGATATAGAAAATATTAAATTAGAATTTTTAAATTTGGATGATGCTACAGAATTGCAAGAAGCAATGATGATGTCTTATCCAAATTTACCAGATTCATATTGGAAAAAAAGTCAGATAAAATCTTTGACTGAAAAGTTTCAAGATGGTCAAATAGTTATTAAAGTTGATGGCGAGATAGCAGCTTGTGCACTCTCTATTATAATTGATTATGAAAAATTTTCTCATCATCATACTTACAGTGAAATAACTGGAAATTACACTTTTAATACACATAGTGCTGATGGAGATATTCTCTATGGCATCGATGTTTTTGTAAAGCCAAAATTTAGAGGACTTCGACTAGGTCGTCGTTTGTATGATTATAGAAAAGAGCTTTGTGAAAAACTAAATTTAAAAGGTATAGCTTTTGGTGGAAGAATTCCAAATTATCATAAATACGCAAATGAAATATCTCCAAAAGAGTATATAGAAAAAGTAAAAAGAAAAGAGATTCATGACCCTGTTTTAAATTTTCAGATGTCAAATGATTTTCATCCATCTAAAATTTTAAAAGGATATTTAGAAGGAGATTTAGACTCTGGAGAATTTGCGGTTTTACTTGAATGGGACAATATTTACTATGAACGTCCTAATACAAAAGCTACAACAAAAAAGAAGATAGTTCGTTTAGGTTTAGTGCAGTGGCAGATGCGACCTTACTCAAATTTAGATGAGTTGATGCAACAAGTTGAGTACTTTGTAGATACTGTTTCGGGATATCGCTGTGATTTTGCTCTTTTTCCAGAGTTTTTTAATGCTCCACTTATGGCTCAAAACAACCATATGTCAGAGCCAGATGCCATAAGAGAGTTAGCAAAACATACAGAAATTATAGTCAAAAGATTTTCTGAACTTTCAATCTCTTATAACATAAATATTATCACAGGAAGTATGCCAGAGATGAAAGATGGTAATCTTTTTAATGTTGGATATTTGTGCAGACGTGATGGTAGCGTGGAGAGATATGAGAAGATTCATGTAACTCCAGATGAAGCAAAAGTTTGGGGTATGCAAGGTGGAAGTACTCTTAAAACTTTTGATACAGATTGTGGAAAAATAGGAATACTTATCTGTTATGATTCTGAATTTCCAGAGCTTAGTCGTATGCTTGCAGATGAGGGAATGGATATTTTGTTTGTTCCATTTTTAACAGATACTCAAAACGGATATTCTCGTGTAAGACTTTGTTCACAAGCTCGTGCTATTGAAAATGAGTGCTACGTGGCTCTTGGTGGAAGTGTTGGAAATTTACCAAATGTTCACAATATGGATATGCAGTTTGCTCAATCAGCAGTATTTACACCTTGTGATTTTGCATTTCCAACAAATGGTATTAAAGCAGAAGCAATCGCAAATAGCGAAATGGTTCTTATTGCAGATGTTGATATAGACCTTTTAACAGAGCTAAATAAATTTGGAAGTGTAAGAAATTTAAAAGACAGAAGAAAAGATATTTTTGAAGTAGTTAAAAAATTCTAA
- a CDS encoding TerB family tellurite resistance protein codes for MIKFKNLIYLAVVMVIFYYIFIVNIFITFWVIVSLYIAFKLYKFYAKKKLNNLSSSKELFQKSELGLFIALVAKVAKADGRVQELEAQLIGIMFDDISKIFVDKEKTRNILKEIFNEEKKKNDDTIEIAQALNKLLGRSRLKRKQFVEFLIQLAFVDNGISSQEDKVLREIVHELNISPSEYEAMLSKFENMIKSKQQSMSLDEACKILGVSKEDDLNSIKKTYRKLVREYHPDIIKSKDKSETYIEDATAKTQEINQAYQIIKDSKKEYN; via the coding sequence ATGATTAAATTTAAAAACTTGATATATTTAGCAGTAGTTATGGTGATATTTTATTATATATTTATTGTAAATATATTTATTACATTTTGGGTTATAGTTTCTTTGTATATAGCCTTTAAACTTTATAAGTTTTATGCCAAAAAGAAATTAAATAACTTATCGAGTTCTAAAGAGTTGTTTCAAAAGAGTGAGTTAGGACTTTTTATAGCCCTTGTTGCTAAGGTTGCTAAGGCAGATGGAAGAGTTCAAGAGTTAGAAGCACAACTTATTGGCATCATGTTTGATGATATATCTAAAATATTTGTAGATAAAGAAAAAACTAGAAACATTTTAAAAGAGATTTTTAATGAAGAAAAAAAGAAAAACGATGATACGATAGAGATAGCTCAAGCTCTAAATAAACTACTTGGACGAAGTAGGCTAAAACGTAAGCAGTTTGTAGAGTTTTTAATTCAACTTGCATTTGTAGATAATGGTATCAGCTCTCAAGAAGATAAGGTTTTACGTGAAATTGTGCATGAGTTAAACATTTCTCCAAGCGAGTATGAAGCTATGCTAAGCAAGTTTGAAAATATGATAAAAAGCAAACAGCAAAGTATGAGCCTTGATGAAGCGTGTAAAATTTTAGGCGTAAGCAAAGAAGACGATCTAAATAGTATTAAAAAAACTTATAGAAAACTTGTTAGAGAATATCATCCAGATATTATTAAATCAAAAGATAAAAGTGAAACATATATAGAAGATGCAACAGCTAAAACACAGGAAATAAATCAAGCTTATCAAATCATAAAAGATTCAAAAAAAGAGTATAATTAG
- a CDS encoding HlyD family efflux transporter periplasmic adaptor subunit: protein MIKKYGMYIIVALLLIIALGFIYKKLNPDTLADNLIAATGKMDGDLIALNTKYAGRIKEVNIQEGQQIKKDEQIAILQSEEYMAKLDALSKNIQAAKKTLSATTQEYLIAKESLPLNVKNAFEGIEIAKSQKESLQDSIKTLEAVVAQNKKDLQRVKSLYDKKLIAKQKYEFSKLELTDNENKLLSLKQNISQTQTNISIARNTLQQAKSQMKKITALKATLEASQNKIDALEANKTELQIVIDKLTIKSPIDGVVIEKVAHLGEVISSGMIVATLLDPSTLYLKLFIDTMENGKIKVGDKAVVFLDSNPDMPIASKVVRISAKAEFTPKDVSVRSDRIQRVYAVHLKPLKENKLLKIGIPAVGIISIDGQGLPASLSEIPQI, encoded by the coding sequence GTGATAAAAAAATATGGAATGTACATAATTGTAGCACTTCTTCTTATTATTGCTTTAGGTTTTATTTATAAAAAATTAAACCCTGACACATTAGCAGATAATTTAATAGCCGCAACTGGTAAAATGGATGGCGACTTAATAGCTCTCAACACAAAATATGCCGGTCGCATAAAAGAAGTAAACATACAAGAGGGACAGCAGATAAAAAAAGATGAGCAAATTGCTATACTACAAAGTGAAGAGTATATGGCAAAGCTAGATGCTTTAAGTAAAAACATTCAAGCTGCTAAAAAAACTTTAAGTGCTACTACTCAGGAGTATTTAATCGCCAAAGAAAGTTTACCTCTAAATGTAAAAAATGCTTTTGAAGGTATAGAAATAGCAAAATCTCAAAAAGAGTCTTTGCAAGATTCTATAAAGACTTTAGAAGCGGTAGTAGCACAAAATAAAAAAGATTTGCAAAGAGTAAAATCACTCTATGATAAAAAGTTAATCGCAAAACAAAAATATGAATTTTCAAAACTTGAACTAACAGATAATGAAAATAAACTCTTAAGTTTAAAACAAAATATCTCTCAAACGCAAACAAACATTTCCATAGCTAGAAACACTCTTCAACAAGCAAAATCTCAAATGAAGAAAATCACAGCATTAAAAGCGACTCTAGAAGCTTCACAAAACAAGATAGATGCACTAGAAGCCAACAAAACAGAGTTACAGATTGTTATAGATAAATTAACTATTAAGTCACCAATAGATGGAGTAGTGATTGAAAAAGTAGCGCATCTTGGAGAAGTTATTAGCTCAGGAATGATAGTAGCAACTTTACTTGACCCCTCTACTTTGTACTTAAAACTATTTATAGATACTATGGAAAATGGAAAGATTAAAGTGGGAGATAAGGCGGTTGTGTTTTTAGACTCAAATCCTGATATGCCAATAGCATCTAAGGTAGTTCGCATCTCTGCTAAAGCTGAATTCACACCAAAAGATGTGAGTGTTAGAAGCGATAGAATTCAAAGAGTATATGCAGTTCATTTAAAACCTCTAAAAGAAAACAAGCTACTAAAGATTGGGATTCCTGCTGTTGGAATTATTTCCATAGATGGACAAGGTCTTCCCGCTTCACTTAGCGAGATACCTCAAATATAA
- a CDS encoding MarR family winged helix-turn-helix transcriptional regulator: MKFNMDESLGFVLNKTALASKASFNQLIKNYEISPEQWSVIFRVVQNDKIGQKELADTTYKDQGNLTRMIDKLVLNGYLDKKNHETDRRAVELVATDKSKSLVKEIIPISSLYNEQLTKGFSQDEKLKLIELLNRVYKNIQKD; encoded by the coding sequence ATGAAATTTAATATGGATGAATCGTTGGGTTTTGTTTTAAATAAAACAGCCTTGGCATCTAAAGCGAGTTTTAATCAACTTATAAAAAACTATGAGATATCACCTGAACAATGGTCTGTAATATTTAGAGTTGTGCAAAATGACAAGATAGGTCAAAAAGAATTGGCTGACACAACATACAAAGATCAAGGTAACTTAACGAGAATGATTGATAAACTTGTTCTAAATGGTTACTTGGATAAGAAGAACCATGAAACAGATAGACGTGCTGTAGAACTTGTAGCCACAGACAAATCAAAGTCCTTAGTTAAAGAAATCATCCCCATTTCTAGTCTATATAATGAACAACTCACAAAAGGTTTTAGCCAAGACGAAAAGTTAAAGCTTATAGAGCTTTTAAATAGAGTTTATAAAAATATCCAAAAGGATTAA
- a CDS encoding SDR family NAD(P)-dependent oxidoreductase yields the protein MENKVVLVTGANGGLGRVLVEKILELNPSKIYCTARDIKSLQNIKQLSETIKIIELDIASKESIDKAVANIDRLDILINNAGVNSNTKIFDDNFIDLEVNLKGTSNLTKALLQKLKNSKGTVVNITSVLALINLPMLANYCVSKSALHSYTQALRAEFGLFGGEVYEVLPGPIDTRMTEGSPMPKTSPQDIADAMLESMKNKVFEIYPDSFAQMIKQRLQDEPQKLIEEFAQSI from the coding sequence GTGGAAAATAAAGTTGTATTAGTAACAGGTGCAAATGGCGGTTTAGGGCGTGTTCTTGTAGAGAAAATTTTAGAGTTAAACCCAAGTAAAATTTATTGTACTGCTAGAGATATTAAAAGTTTACAAAACATCAAACAATTGAGTGAAACTATAAAAATCATAGAGTTAGACATCGCTTCAAAAGAGTCTATAGATAAAGCAGTAGCAAATATAGATAGACTTGATATTCTTATAAATAATGCTGGGGTAAACTCAAATACAAAAATATTTGATGATAATTTTATAGACCTAGAAGTGAACCTAAAAGGAACTAGCAACTTAACGAAAGCACTTTTACAAAAGTTAAAAAACTCAAAAGGAACAGTTGTAAATATCACTTCAGTATTGGCTCTAATTAACCTTCCTATGCTCGCAAACTATTGTGTTTCTAAAAGTGCATTACACTCATATACACAAGCCCTTAGAGCTGAATTTGGACTTTTTGGTGGTGAGGTTTATGAGGTACTTCCTGGACCAATTGATACAAGAATGACAGAAGGTTCACCGATGCCAAAAACAAGTCCGCAAGATATAGCAGATGCAATGCTAGAGTCAATGAAAAATAAAGTTTTTGAGATATATCCTGATAGCTTTGCACAAATGATTAAGCAAAGACTTCAAGATGAGCCACAAAAGTTAATAGAAGAGTTTGCTCAATCTATTTAA
- a CDS encoding PAS domain S-box protein, which translates to MQIVNHKYANFEELRSFLGKHKIQNSNSLLIQIFSSNFDESDLYRVRDELLSLLRDAVIIGTSSAGNICDGNIKDNEITISFSIFENSTVKSKNFSSLGLEAVVEQLSENFISNKTKLLLCFVNTFKLNSEQLLKQITQKYPNIIIAGGNSADNFKFEKCIVFSDASKDSDLVFAAIDSDVLSVETKYLLKWQTIGKELIVTKSDGSRLYEIDNKNVLDTYEYYLGKEIRDNILQYSTEFPLIFKDNGIDVARAPIVVHDDGSLTFAGELQEGTKIKFGYANIEYIDEFNQQKLLDEYKYKSEAIYVYSCSARRSMIGNYLNDEISIINSLAPTSGFITYGEFFHNSKSCSNSLLNITTTYVILNENKENKKLRERKTLTSKSKNNKDIALKALTTLVSRTSAELDENIYYLEQFKRAVDEAAIISTTDKKGNFTDVNENFEKISGYTKEELLGKAHNLVRHPDMPKEFFEDMWKAIKKDHIWKGLVKNKTKKGKAYYVLSEISSIYNKDGSFKEYVGIRNDVTELEEYKHLLKKKLDTTSYNLEENINYTDQYEKAINSTTAILKTDINNIIIFANEKFCKLSGYALSELIGKNCIDIRYEKHKVEKKCEDIKNILACKKTFKMILTNITKDGKKFTVNNLFCPIVDLEGNVVEHLQVMYDLTEIIELNNEIESTQKEVVLTMGAIGETRSKETGQHVRRVAEYSYLLAKLAGLSEEEASLLKQASPMHDIGKVGIPDNILNKPGKLTSEEFDIMKTHSEIGYEMLKHSNRKILKASSIVAYTHHEKYDGSGYPNAIKGEDIHIYGRITAIADVFDALGHDRCYKKAWKLDDILALFQREKGTHFDAKLIDLFFEHLDEFLKIRDEMIDNI; encoded by the coding sequence ATGCAAATAGTAAATCACAAATATGCAAACTTTGAAGAATTGAGAAGTTTTCTTGGTAAACATAAAATTCAAAATTCAAATTCTTTATTGATTCAAATTTTTAGCTCTAACTTTGATGAGAGTGATTTGTATCGTGTTAGAGATGAGCTACTTAGTCTCTTAAGAGATGCTGTTATCATTGGAACTTCTAGTGCTGGAAATATATGTGATGGTAATATAAAAGACAATGAGATAACTATCTCTTTTTCTATTTTTGAAAACTCTACTGTAAAATCTAAAAATTTCTCTTCTTTAGGTCTTGAAGCTGTTGTTGAGCAACTCTCTGAAAATTTTATAAGCAACAAAACAAAATTGCTTCTATGTTTTGTAAATACTTTTAAATTAAACTCCGAACAACTATTAAAACAAATCACACAAAAATATCCCAATATAATTATAGCCGGTGGAAATTCTGCAGATAATTTTAAATTTGAAAAATGTATTGTATTTTCAGATGCTTCCAAAGATAGTGACTTGGTATTTGCCGCTATTGATTCAGATGTTTTAAGTGTAGAAACAAAGTACCTTTTAAAATGGCAGACGATAGGTAAAGAGTTAATAGTAACAAAATCTGATGGTTCAAGACTTTATGAGATAGATAATAAAAATGTCTTAGATACATATGAGTATTATTTAGGAAAAGAAATTAGAGATAATATTTTACAATATTCAACGGAATTTCCACTGATATTTAAAGATAATGGTATAGACGTGGCACGTGCACCAATAGTTGTGCATGATGATGGATCGTTAACGTTTGCAGGGGAATTACAAGAAGGCACAAAAATTAAGTTTGGATACGCAAATATAGAGTATATAGATGAGTTTAACCAGCAAAAACTACTTGATGAGTACAAATACAAAAGTGAAGCCATATATGTTTATAGTTGTAGTGCTAGAAGAAGTATGATAGGAAACTATCTAAATGATGAGATATCTATTATAAATTCACTAGCTCCAACTTCAGGGTTTATAACATATGGAGAGTTTTTTCACAATAGCAAAAGTTGTTCAAACAGCCTTTTAAACATAACCACAACTTATGTGATTTTAAATGAAAACAAAGAGAATAAAAAACTTAGAGAGAGAAAGACTTTAACTTCTAAATCAAAAAATAATAAAGATATAGCTTTAAAAGCTTTGACAACTTTAGTTTCAAGAACAAGTGCAGAACTTGATGAAAATATATATTATTTAGAACAATTTAAAAGGGCAGTTGATGAGGCTGCTATTATCTCTACAACAGATAAAAAAGGTAATTTTACAGATGTAAATGAAAACTTTGAAAAGATTTCTGGATATACAAAAGAAGAGTTACTTGGTAAGGCTCATAATTTAGTAAGACATCCAGATATGCCTAAAGAGTTTTTTGAAGATATGTGGAAAGCTATAAAAAAAGATCACATTTGGAAGGGATTGGTTAAAAATAAAACTAAAAAAGGTAAAGCATATTATGTTTTATCAGAAATAAGTTCTATTTATAATAAAGATGGGTCTTTTAAAGAGTATGTAGGTATAAGAAATGATGTTACTGAACTTGAAGAGTATAAGCATCTTCTTAAAAAGAAGCTAGATACTACAAGCTATAATTTGGAAGAAAATATAAATTATACAGATCAATATGAAAAGGCTATAAACTCAACAACAGCTATTTTGAAAACAGATATAAATAATATTATTATATTTGCTAATGAGAAATTTTGTAAATTAAGCGGATATGCTTTAAGCGAATTGATTGGTAAAAATTGTATAGATATAAGATATGAAAAACATAAAGTAGAAAAAAAATGTGAAGATATAAAAAATATACTTGCCTGCAAGAAAACATTTAAAATGATTTTAACAAATATCACTAAAGATGGTAAAAAATTTACAGTAAATAATCTTTTTTGTCCTATTGTAGATTTAGAGGGAAATGTAGTTGAGCATCTTCAAGTTATGTATGATTTAACTGAAATAATTGAACTTAACAATGAGATAGAAAGTACTCAAAAAGAAGTAGTTTTAACAATGGGTGCAATTGGTGAAACTAGATCAAAAGAGACAGGACAACATGTTCGACGTGTAGCAGAATACTCTTATCTTTTAGCAAAGTTAGCAGGACTTAGTGAGGAAGAAGCAAGTTTATTAAAACAAGCATCTCCTATGCATGATATAGGAAAAGTTGGAATCCCAGACAATATACTAAATAAGCCAGGAAAACTCACTTCTGAAGAGTTTGATATAATGAAAACTCATTCTGAAATTGGTTATGAGATGCTAAAACACTCAAATAGAAAAATTTTAAAAGCTTCTTCTATAGTAGCTTATACACATCACGAAAAATATGATGGTTCAGGGTACCCAAATGCAATAAAGGGTGAAGATATTCATATTTATGGAAGAATTACAGCTATAGCAGATGTTTTTGATGCCCTAGGACACGATAGATGCTATAAAAAAGCATGGAAACTTGATGATATCTTAGCACTATTTCAAAGAGAAAAAGGGACGCATTTTGATGCAAAACTAATAGATTTGTTTTTTGAGCATCTTGATGAATTTCTAAAAATAAGAGATGAAATGATAGATAATATTTAA